Proteins encoded in a region of the Triticum dicoccoides isolate Atlit2015 ecotype Zavitan chromosome 3A, WEW_v2.0, whole genome shotgun sequence genome:
- the LOC119267836 gene encoding uncharacterized protein LOC119267836 yields MSCKWPDLGVSVDNGTSLERSDLQELAAMYIYVTGQRTDFLPSRSTSYTQVNYFWSSIVTTLKRNTIASNNPLRHTLLWGYGYKGMLHQRSGLLVQNMSAVKGGTADLFKKKGKFEYSLITFWATREGSNSAATDPVLFFAECSNDDEDDKETPPLCVPVFSSWISDVRCFHCEFLGKKIVHPYHESYYGRYEDFVGMAHGDHSICNEEIISACDFHADMMCTLKEDWIFFYPNMDAMIARANPIKNWATEMLKWENRIF; encoded by the exons ATGTCCTGCAAGTGGCCGGACCTAGGCGTATCGGTCGACAATG GTACTTCACTAGAGAGGAGCGATCTGCAAGAGTTGGCTGCTATGTATATATATGTTACGGGCCAGCGCACAGATTTTTTGCCGTCGA GATCAACTTCCTACACACAAGTGAATTACTTCTGGAGTTCAATTGTTACTACATTGAAGAGAAATACGATAGCATCTAATAATCCACTAAG GCACACTTTGTTGTGGGGTTACGGCTACAAGGGGATGCTTCATCAGAGATCAGGGTTGTTGGTACAAAATATGAG TGCGGTCAAGGGTGGAACTGCTGATctttttaagaaaaagggcaaatttGAATACTCTCTCATCACCTTTTGGGCAACACGTGAGGGATCAAATTCTGCTGCCACAGATCCAGTACTGTTCTTCGCTGAATGCAgcaatgatgatgaagatgacaaggAAACACCTCCCCTGTGCGTCCCAGTATTTAGTTCTTGGATATCTGATG TTCGTTGCTTCCACTGTGAGTTTCTAGGGAAAAAAATTGTTCACCCATATCATGAATCATATTATGGGCGTTACGAGGACTTTGTTGGAATGGCTCATGGAGACCATAGCATTTGTAATGAAGAAATTATCAGTGCATGCGACTTCCATGCTGATATGATGTGCACATTAAAAGAGGATTGGATCTTTTTTTATCCCAACATGGATGCTATGATTGCTCGAGCGAATCCCATTAAGAATTGGGCTACGGAGATGCTGAAATGGGAGAACAGAATCTTTTGA